TCTCAAACGTTCAGGGTTTGACCATGGTAATTCTAACATTTTCGATGGCAATTTGAGTTGACGTGAAGACAACTAAATTTGTTGGCAAGCACGATAATTTTCTAACAAAAAtaatatttctcttgacatgcatgagaaatacaatatattataatattttaaatttcatttaaatttcatcaaaaaTTATTAAAATTAATCCCCGCAGCAACACGTGAGGTAGCATCTAGTTTATATTAAGACTCATCCTTACAAGGAGACCCGGAAACAACAAAAATTAcaaaaaagtccctctagatcCCAACGACGCGGGCATGAGGCGTCCAAGACAAGCCGGTGGCGCGCCACTGCCGCTGCTCCTCCTCAACCTTGAATTTAGAGCGAGCCTATTCCGTAGACAGGAAGTCACCGATACTAAGGATCCAAAGAACAGTTCGCTCTAACCGAAAACGACATGAACGTTTCCCATAACCGGCACCCGTGCAGCACGCTTGCTCCGCCCCTCTCCCGTGCCTACTCCATCTCTCCTGTCGTTGGTGTTGTTTCAGGCTCCCTTGCTCGAGCGGCTGCGACATCCTCTAGTGCGGGTGTGACTCCATCCTCTAGTGCGGGCGTGACTCCATCCTCTAGTGTGGACACCGCTCCATCCtctaattcgtgaacatttttgaaaatcaCAAACATTATTCAAATACATTAACATTTTCCAAAACGACAACCAATTTTtgagttcatgaacattttttaaattcatgaatattttttaagttCCTGAACATTTTAAATTTgtgattatttttaaaaaaaagttaGAATCGCGaagattttcaaattcatgaattttttattcACTGTCATTTTTTGAATTCACGGACAATTTTCAAAAATCGCAAatattttcaaatccatgaacactttttgaattagtgaacatcatttgaatccacaaacatttattgtagtcatgaacatttttcgaaatccTAAAAGAATTTAAATTATGTGACATCGTTTTTTTACTGTAACTGTATGGCGGAAAAATTCATCCCAACACCATTTCAATGTACAGGGTGAGAATCACCTAGAGAAAAAACAGAGGTCatcgaggaagaagaaaaagaggaagtCAACGGGGAGTCCAAGGTTAGTCTTTTACAGGGATAGAATTATCTTACTCGCAAAAGAAGAGGGATATAATTTGTTTAAAATAGACCGCAGGATGGCGGTGTAACACTGAATAATTAGACTCGTTGTGCACAAAAAATGCATGTCCGTTTGAATTTTGTTTAAAATAGAGTAAAGTTTCCTAAAAAAAGGAGAGTAAAGTTCAACTTTGTGCACTACGTGAGAGGCTGAAATGCGAGCCCATCTGTATCTGTTTTTTTGACATTTTCCACAGAATTCGCCTTCTTTCATGTAACGTAGGTTCACAGTGTgcccaaaaaaggaaaaaggaaaacaaGAAAACGCCTTGGTTCTCTATTTGCAGCTCCGCTCTGCTTGTTTCGATCAGTTCTAATAATAAGGAACTTGCAGCTCTGTCCACAACACTTGTTTGATTTGTGCAGATTTCTTCTCCAGTTTCAGTGTGCTCAGTGACACCTGATGAACTTTGTTGGGAGGCAAACTTAAAACTCTGCATTCCATTAAATCCAAAACACAGCAAGGGAGACACCAGCCCCTGATTTATTTAGTTTTTTGCGAGATACCAGCCCCTGATTACAGAAGCAGACAAGATTACAAAGATGATTAAATCCAAGAAAAAACAAGAACTGGTGACCTGAACGGTGATGCATAACCTGAAGGGTTGCACAAGCCGCCGAAAGAACCTGGTATCATTACTCAAAATCTGAACTCCACATAGTTTCTCTTGAGCTGCTCAGACTTCGAGACCATTGTGAAATTCTCAAATCCTGGATGTCTTTGCCTGATGGTGGCTTTCTTCAATGGAGCCTTTGTTTAGGCATGTGTTTGCTTCACTTgttatttactccctccgttccaaattagttgactcagatttgtctagatacggatatatctagacatgctttagtgttagatacatccgtatctagataaatccaagtcaactaatttggaacggagggagtagttctcaaTGTGTTCGCTTGATGGCGCCTTTTTTACACTCCACAAGTGATAGGCTGCGATGCAATACCATAAATGTTTTCTCTGCCGTTTTGCACAAAAATATCACCATGTACATGTATGTTCAGTGTAAGAAAGCATTTCTTCCTTGTTGGTAACCTCTTTGCGTtgtttcatatcatgcacatgtgTTGTGTCGATAAGTTATGAAAAAATCCTATCTAGCACAGAAACTGCTGTAAAGAAACGGTTAGCAGATCGAATCTCCAGGTTTAGTGCGCTCAATGACGCCCAAACCTTAAATGTTGCACAAGCAGGCAAAAGAACCTGATCGATATTCTTTTGAAATCCAAACACTCAAGCTATAAGAATAATAGGGTGCAATATTTGGAGATCTCAATCAAAGGAAGTAGACCTTACAGATATGAGCAATGCAAAGAGATTACAAATCGAAGCTACTGTCTGTCATAACATACGAGCAAGAATTCTGGCAAATTCCTAAAACAGAGCTCGCATTACCAAAACAAGTCTAGAACATCCAAAGCCAATTAAAACTCATTGCAAGGAAATGGAAGGTGGACCTGTCCTCCGAATTTACTTTCATAGTTTTGCGTTGTCAAGCTTCTGCTGATATATAGCCAACACAAATTAATAGCCAAAGATTGGAATCAGGGCGACCGGCGTCTTTTCCTGTTCATGTCCCTGTCCATGTTCATTCCTTTTAGACTGCCGTGGCTTTCAGTCTCTGCAGAGTAGCGAACTGATTTGGCAGCCCCTTGCACACCCTCCTGGGAGATCTGACAGCAGCCTATAATGGTCAGTGACTCCAACTTCTGTGAACGTGCCAGCTCAGCCATTCCATTATCTGTCACTTTCTTGCATTTGCGGAGGGTGAGATTGCTCAAGCAAGGAGCCAGTATAATGAAACTCATACCAACATCGGTTATAGACCTGCAATCCACAAGCTCAAGCTTCTCCAGGAACTGTGAGGATGAGAGGCACTTCAACCCCTCATCATACAAAATGCTGGCACCATTTAGCAAAAGAGAGTGAATTGGACAAGATTGGACGAGCGCCACAATACCCTCCTGTGTGAAACCTATTTCCGTTGGATACATGGGTTCGCAAAATGTGAATGTGAGCTCTACAACCTGAAGCATAGGGCAGCTGAGAGCTAGAGCCTTAAGGCTAACATCAGTCAATGCCGTCCTAAACTCATAATCTTCACATCTCAGAGGCATAAGCTTAAGTGAGATCGTTTTGAGGTTGTTGCACCTCTGGAATAGCGCAATCATCTCGTTCTCTTTTAGACCAATCACGTACTCGAGGTAAAGCGTCTCCAATGCTTTGCACTTCCCTAGGAGAAAACGGAGTCCAGTTTCTGGCTCGGTTATAATATGAGCCAACCTAAGACCCTTCAAGCCATCACAGCAGATGTCATAACTATATGGGTAGGCAGACACGTAGGAGGGGTCAGAGGCCCCTGGCATCCAGTAATTTCCATTAATCTCAAACTCAAACTTTTGGAGACTCGCCCACCCTAGGCCAAACTTTAAGAGGTCATACTGGCTGATTCCATCACAATCCTTTACAACAAGTTCCCCCAGTGATCCATACCTCCCAAGGTACTCCAGCCACTCCCTGGTGTCTACTGCCGTACAGTCAACAAGGTGGAGAACCGAAAGATACCTGCAACCAACCGCCACCCGGAAAATCCCAGTAGAAGTGACTGTTGATGCATGGTCCAGCCTGAGCGACCTCAATTTTTTGCAATCAGCTAGATAACCAAGACCAGAGTCACCAATGTATGAGCAGAAGCTTAAAGCAAGTTCGGACAGCAAGGGGCAGTGAGAAGATAGAACACGGAGGCCTTGGTTGTTCAACTGGTCCCCGTTGCTGGGCTTCCATCCAGAATAGTTGATCTCTACTTTCGCCAAATTGAGGAACCGGGAGAACAGCGACACCAAGGCTTCTGTAGAAGGGTTGAGTCCACAGCCAACGCGGATAGCATCCCTGTGCTCCGCCTCGACGGTGCAGAGCTGCTTCGACACGAGGGAAAGAGAATTCAGATCACTTGTCTtggtaactgtcggtgtcaaaaccggcgaatctcgggtagggggtcccaaactgtgcgtctaggcggatggtaacaggagacaacggacacgatgtttttacccaggttcgggccctcttgatggaggtaaaaccctacgtcctgcttgattaatattgatgatgtgggttacaagagtagatctaccacgagatcaaggaggctaaaccctagaagctagcctatggtatgattgttgttggtcctatggactacagccatccagtttatatagacaccggagagggctagggttacacagagtcggttacaaaggtaggagatctacatatccgtatcgccaagcttgccttccacgccaaggaaagtcccatccggacacggggcgaagtcttcaatcttgcatcttcatagtcttggagtccggccgatgatgatagttcggctatccggacaccccctagtccgggactccctcagtagcccccgaaccaggcttcaataacgacgaatccggcgcgtatgttgtcttcggcgtttgcaaggcgggttcttctccatgctccatgtgtttgccggatagtgtccggttgcttcataaatgctgcgctccttggcttccgcgtccaataatggccttcttccacgcgtcgtacgaatgcgaaaagccagggtatttttatgttttaccccctagctgcgcaaataagctgcctataagagaggcgaggatccagatccaaatcacaccatcctccttccgcaagtactcatcgaggcgcatctgacaccaaacccattccaacatggacagtcgacgcggctcctcttctcgcgctcccagccctaagccaggagattggaggagatgctcagtcccgcacagcgagttagtgacgctccaagcagagggatatcttcccccggccttcatggttccggttcgagccggactggccacctacaagggtgggaagcaggcggagagcgcccccaatccctccaaaggagagcgggtgtgcttcgtcccctacttaataaggggactcggatttcctatacatccgtttctccgggggctcctggagttctacggactccagcttcatcatcttacacctgcctccattttgcacatcgcgggcttcgtagctctgtgtgagctgttcttgggcattgagccccattttgcgctgtggaagaggctgttttgcctcgtaccccgctctcacgaggggtcgatatatcaagtgggcggagccgaaatatggcgcatcgccgggaccggatacctgtccgggaccccgaagaaggcgtccgaagactggccttcggagtggttttatatggaggacgctccgctgccggatccagtccgaatcggccttccggagttcagcaacgctccactgaagaaacgcctgagttggcgcccacggagccctcaacgagaagatgataggagcgtccattacttgatgggccggatacggctgctagcccattccggattaaccatgatcggagtcatggccacatgcattatgcgcggggtgcagccgctccaatataggggctaccccatgtgggacttcaatggagacgatgacgccacccgtcacggccgcaagggacctggctcggccgacgacctggtgaagatcctgtccgacttgtacaagggggagaaggaggacttcctccgcacgaatcctctgaacgggttttccatgaacaaccctcggagctgggtaagcggtcgcatgcatatctgatccgtgcctttaaaggcaattgtcttattgtatgattttgacacaggaactgcgtcgggatgtggagggcataaaaagcccagctccacaacccgaggatccagaaaggtcccttgatccggcctccgaagaggatccggacttagcggtggaactgatcgacggggtgttccaccagctcagcatagacaatgctttagtcgccattatggctgactaccccggtttgtttccggcctcccaggtgactacgaccgaggtcttgacaccatcatttaatccgtgctcaattctgaccatcccatactgatggtgcatcgcaggaggtgcctttaaggcgggaagccgaacccgcggtggccggccaacaagggtcagtccggcccagcaggcggaagaggagtgcgacgcgaactgaaacgtcgccgcaacggtacggagcaccgctatttttaagcgaaggattcccaggaggtatattaatgctcataacttttccagaaagagcgctcgccggacagtgtccggagaggttgccaatcaagcctccgccagccatgctccaacgcatggcccgggaggggaggcgaatagaaggcatgagtcggacgctcctccgacggaggatgccgacaggctgtccgccacccggtctgaggtggagagcgccatgaatcacaggcgtcgccggacagttcttcgtgacgcgtgtttctccccggaggcgttaaatgcctttgatgcgggaaacgcgcacctccgtgccgctcaagatgggttaaccagagccacggagcagtatgtgaaagacatacgtgtaagtaattttaatagttatatatgccagtagcccccgagacttaaaatagttaaaataactgatttaaggatcaatttttatgcaggatcttacggagaagaatacccatctgtcccaggagctccaagagtgcaaggcccaacttgaggccgcactggccgccacagggggagccacagagacccccgctggtaagacgtactttgaaaagataattaattaacaaagtgcggcgtgaatctgacaataatattgcagagggcgccggactagatccggacaa
Above is a window of Triticum aestivum cultivar Chinese Spring chromosome 6B, IWGSC CS RefSeq v2.1, whole genome shotgun sequence DNA encoding:
- the LOC123139601 gene encoding F-box/LRR-repeat protein 14-like, whose amino-acid sequence is MATRWSRPCSADHVRRARPRTASLLGALTAPAPNLCPATARPPELYRSGRPCNRLPPCSPTSPPLHAVAPVDSGSPRTSRVTKTSDLNSLSLVSKQLCTVEAEHRDAIRVGCGLNPSTEALVSLFSRFLNLAKVEINYSGWKPSNGDQLNNQGLRVLSSHCPLLSELALSFCSYIGDSGLGYLADCKKLRSLRLDHASTVTSTGIFRVAVGCRYLSVLHLVDCTAVDTREWLEYLGRYGSLGELVVKDCDGISQYDLLKFGLGWASLQKFEFEINGNYWMPGASDPSYVSAYPYSYDICCDGLKGLRLAHIITEPETGLRFLLGKCKALETLYLEYVIGLKENEMIALFQRCNNLKTISLKLMPLRCEDYEFRTALTDVSLKALALSCPMLQVVELTFTFCEPMYPTEIGFTQEGIVALVQSCPIHSLLLNGASILYDEGLKCLSSSQFLEKLELVDCRSITDVGMSFIILAPCLSNLTLRKCKKVTDNGMAELARSQKLESLTIIGCCQISQEGVQGAAKSVRYSAETESHGSLKGMNMDRDMNRKRRRSP